The genomic stretch TTTGTTTACCCAAATGAGCGGCGCGGGCAGTGCAAGAACTTTTTATAGATTTGAAACGCCAAGAAATAAAAAAGCAGTATTAATTATTTGGGATGGAAAAGACAGTGATTGGGATTATTTTATAGCCTTAAACGAGATACTTGAATTACAAAATTCCATTCCGTCGATTATTGAATTTAAAAGGGAAGAAAATTGGGCTTTTGTTCGCGACTGCGGAAATTTTACACTTAAAAATTTATTTGAAATACATAAAAACAACATTGAAGAAAAAAAGAATTTATTAGACAAAACGGCGCAAAAACTCGCATTTTGGCAAAGCGTAAAAATTCCTCAAACAAATATAATCTCAAAACGAATTTTTGCGATGCCGGATCTGTTGTGGGAATCGGATTATTTTCGCAAACACATATCCCCTATTTTCCCAAACACAAAAGATTTATTTTTCAGCGATAATTTTGAGAAAGAAAGAAACGAAATAGCGGCGCAAATCGATAAGCAGCCGAAATGTCTAATGCATCGCGATTTTCAGTCGGAAAATATTGTTTTCGATGAAAATAACGTTTCATTTGTCGATATTCAGGGAGCAAGATTAGGTCCTCGCTTTTACGACGTTGCATCTTTGCTTTTTGATCCGTATCTGTACCCTATGATTACCCAAGAATTACGTTCTTTTTTTGTGGGAAAATTACAAATCCAAAA from Chitinispirillales bacterium encodes the following:
- a CDS encoding aminoglycoside phosphotransferase family protein, whose amino-acid sequence is MPFCQSIKETARKYLEGEFLFTQMSGAGSARTFYRFETPRNKKAVLIIWDGKDSDWDYFIALNEILELQNSIPSIIEFKREENWAFVRDCGNFTLKNLFEIHKNNIEEKKNLLDKTAQKLAFWQSVKIPQTNIISKRIFAMPDLLWESDYFRKHISPIFPNTKDLFFSDNFEKERNEIAAQIDKQPKCLMHRDFQSENIVFDENNVSFVDIQGARLGPRFYDVASLLFDPYLYPMITQELRSFFVGKLQIQKDNSLFLCALQRLMQAIGAYGNLSQNQNKPHYRQFIKPAAIQAFDICKTLDKYQTLSRIFKKIAEK